The Pyrodictium delaneyi genome contains a region encoding:
- a CDS encoding zinc ribbon domain-containing protein, whose protein sequence is MPIVYRCRTCGFILHVFVKVGQNSYGIPTPSELSSQFGGICPRCGSMLNTPTLNDIVIKPNGPQELIAVLEEAKRSMRISFRSLERYLAELRHTIRVHTNVEAPSSTSGSVAIEA, encoded by the coding sequence GTGCCGATAGTCTACCGCTGCCGTACATGCGGCTTCATACTCCACGTCTTCGTCAAAGTCGGGCAGAATAGCTACGGCATACCCACTCCGAGCGAACTCTCGAGCCAGTTCGGGGGAATCTGTCCTCGGTGCGGCAGTATGCTCAATACGCCTACGCTCAATGACATCGTGATAAAGCCGAATGGACCACAGGAGCTGATAGCAGTGCTAGAGGAGGCGAAGCGCAGCATGAGGATAAGTTTTCGGAGCCTCGAGCGCTACCTTGCAGAGCTACGCCATACAATCCGCGTACACACGAACGTCGAAGCCCCATCGTCCACCAGCGGGTCGGTGGCGATAGAAGCCTAG
- the tatC gene encoding twin-arginine translocase subunit TatC: MSAASPPGDREASLWEHIEELIIRLRRIVIAFMVSAAILSLVPAGSGGLLYTPLVTKIPALIFAHTVPKQIKTLDGKVYNVTVLPSTEFESIQIMMQAVMLLGLIGAAPVAAREIWAYVEPALYPHEKAFAKKFIVLFVISFFFGVFFAIYIAAPLIVTMMLKLYPPLVPTGYEMILTVRISTIVGFVLKLALAFGLLFELPIVLYLLLAYGILDPEMFGKDTMKYIFLGTMILGAIISPDPSGLGMVLIGLSLYIPLHIAITLGKKRGLERRAIEEAKALAR; this comes from the coding sequence ATGTCTGCAGCTTCGCCACCAGGCGACAGGGAGGCCTCCCTCTGGGAGCATATAGAGGAGCTAATCATTAGGTTACGCCGAATAGTCATAGCATTCATGGTATCTGCCGCTATACTCTCACTCGTACCAGCTGGAAGCGGTGGATTACTTTACACCCCCCTTGTAACTAAGATTCCAGCGCTGATATTCGCACATACCGTGCCAAAGCAGATAAAGACGCTAGACGGCAAGGTCTACAACGTAACTGTACTGCCTTCAACGGAGTTCGAGTCTATACAGATAATGATGCAAGCTGTAATGCTGTTAGGATTAATCGGCGCAGCACCAGTTGCCGCCCGAGAGATATGGGCTTATGTAGAGCCAGCACTATATCCACATGAGAAGGCATTTGCAAAGAAGTTTATAGTTCTATTCGTAATATCATTCTTCTTTGGCGTCTTCTTCGCAATATATATTGCTGCACCACTAATAGTAACTATGATGCTTAAGCTTTACCCACCACTTGTGCCGACAGGATATGAAATGATACTGACTGTAAGAATTAGCACTATAGTAGGTTTTGTACTGAAGTTGGCACTGGCATTCGGCCTGCTATTCGAGTTACCAATAGTATTGTATTTGCTGCTTGCTTATGGTATACTGGATCCAGAAATGTTCGGCAAAGATACAATGAAGTATATATTCCTAGGCACAATGATACTTGGTGCCATAATCTCTCCGGATCCCAGCGGTCTAGGCATGGTGCTGATAGGTCTTAGCCTCTACATACCATTGCATATAGCAATAACTTTGGGCAAGAAGCGGGGTCTAGAACGCCGCGCCATAGAGGAGGCTAAGGCATTAGCCCGCTAG
- a CDS encoding MFS transporter encodes MTGLPNLLAATLLFFTSVSATSSVISRYTRDIGASVAASGQVYALTPLVAALLRIPVGIAADRGNAKRFLVAGGFAATAAGIAAAFAYTVPMVALVRVLQGLALAFFVAPSIAAAAALGGEAFTRAISMRAVMVTAALIVGPLAAGFIVDWLGYWAVFIFTAITGFAAAVIATSIPLRQARIDRLHKGPGLRDALTLGVLLAIALAVVDGMVFFSVQSLPQMQLRDLGYRASVFGLFQSLTAASGLVARGLSSHVYTRLGPRRMLALGFALEAIGLSLLAEYPVPPLLYLAGILYGFGSGTSIPGEQMLASMSAPRSAGNRAASLYTLGFDVGGTIGLFVLSEIANSMGYSPAYSIAALAAVAAGTLALLVAGRATRRQEARL; translated from the coding sequence GTGACTGGGCTCCCCAACCTACTCGCCGCGACGTTACTATTCTTTACCTCCGTATCTGCTACGAGCTCCGTTATATCTAGGTATACTAGGGATATCGGGGCCAGTGTAGCCGCCTCAGGCCAGGTTTACGCCCTAACACCCCTCGTGGCAGCGCTTCTCCGAATACCAGTCGGTATTGCAGCCGATCGGGGCAATGCGAAGCGCTTCCTAGTCGCTGGTGGGTTTGCAGCTACAGCTGCGGGTATCGCTGCAGCGTTCGCCTACACAGTACCGATGGTTGCACTGGTAAGGGTGCTCCAAGGGTTAGCCTTGGCTTTCTTTGTAGCCCCATCAATAGCTGCTGCAGCCGCACTGGGCGGCGAAGCCTTTACACGCGCGATATCGATGCGGGCAGTCATGGTTACAGCAGCACTGATCGTAGGACCGCTAGCAGCGGGATTCATAGTTGACTGGCTAGGCTATTGGGCTGTATTCATATTCACAGCCATAACCGGGTTTGCGGCCGCCGTTATCGCTACATCTATTCCGCTCCGCCAGGCGCGAATAGATAGACTTCATAAAGGTCCCGGGTTACGCGATGCACTAACACTAGGAGTTCTGCTAGCCATCGCGCTTGCCGTTGTAGATGGTATGGTGTTCTTCAGTGTACAATCGCTGCCGCAAATGCAGCTCCGCGACCTCGGCTATAGGGCGTCAGTGTTTGGACTCTTCCAGAGCTTGACCGCTGCATCTGGCCTCGTGGCGCGGGGTTTGTCAAGCCACGTGTATACGAGGCTTGGGCCTAGGAGAATGCTAGCGCTAGGATTCGCCCTTGAGGCAATCGGGCTGTCACTGCTTGCTGAATATCCTGTGCCTCCGTTACTCTACCTGGCTGGCATCCTCTACGGGTTCGGCTCGGGCACTTCGATACCCGGGGAACAGATGCTTGCAAGTATGTCTGCTCCACGGAGCGCGGGGAATCGGGCTGCAAGCCTCTACACGCTTGGCTTCGACGTGGGCGGCACCATTGGTCTCTTCGTGCTCTCCGAGATAGCTAACAGTATGGGCTATAGCCCTGCCTACAGCATAGCTGCTCTAGCCGCTGTTGCTGCTGGTACACTAGCCCTTCTCGTAGCTGGCCGTGCTACACGTAGGCAGGAGGCAAGGCTATAA
- a CDS encoding 4Fe-4S dicluster domain-containing protein translates to MPVQTVTIKIRVDRCKKCLNCVRVCTAFDGVYEEGPDGYPVVARPEECVQCLICHTVCPTNAIVHENYRKTMLINPDEAIVQRYRNMI, encoded by the coding sequence ATGCCCGTGCAGACAGTTACGATAAAGATACGTGTCGATAGGTGCAAGAAGTGCCTCAACTGTGTGAGGGTGTGTACAGCCTTCGACGGTGTCTACGAGGAGGGCCCTGACGGCTACCCGGTGGTAGCCAGACCCGAGGAGTGCGTCCAGTGCCTCATATGCCATACGGTGTGCCCGACCAACGCTATAGTACACGAGAACTACCGGAAGACTATGCTGATAAACCCTGATGAGGCCATAGTGCAGCGCTACCGTAACATGATATAG
- the tatA gene encoding twin-arginine translocase TatA/TatE family subunit — protein sequence MLPGSFQGMEWVIILLIVLLIFGPTKLPQLARGLGQALYEFRRASQGVVEDLERSQSEAKKSLQGIDDETLRKLAEKLGVKDAEKKKRDDLIVEIINEAKKKGLLDEIKVEAEQSTKSTNTET from the coding sequence ATGCTCCCAGGCTCCTTCCAGGGAATGGAGTGGGTAATAATCCTCCTAATAGTCCTGCTAATATTCGGCCCGACCAAGCTGCCACAGCTCGCTAGGGGGCTCGGCCAGGCTCTCTACGAGTTCCGTCGCGCTAGCCAAGGTGTCGTTGAGGATCTAGAGCGCTCACAGTCAGAGGCCAAAAAAAGCTTACAGGGCATAGATGACGAGACTCTCCGTAAACTAGCCGAAAAGCTCGGCGTGAAGGATGCCGAGAAGAAGAAGCGGGACGACCTTATAGTGGAGATAATAAACGAGGCTAAGAAGAAGGGTCTCCTTGACGAAATCAAGGTAGAGGCTGAACAGTCTACAAAGAGCACTAATACAGAGACCTAA
- a CDS encoding zinc metalloprotease HtpX has product MIGFMWFYDPITMFALMIAYVAGFLVLQLLAAKIAPKVAASLSGRLSLYTAMLLTAGLIVGGGILAIYGLYVAAASAGYQLPIGTLVLFVAVANLFSYLFAPYMINIAYGARPSPELQEIVNEAAAKAGVKPPKAVIVDGPPNAFAYGNFLAGRYVAVSRSLYEMLPRDELLAVVGHELGHHRHRDVVIIMLLGLVPSILYYLGVWLLHIGLWSGTTGRREREGGGGIYLAALGLLGVVLSFVMQIAVLAFSRLREYYADAHGAMVAGARPMQRALARLHLYYQSSGAHEIVEKSSIKALFIYALVEAVASPFYSGGWGRWGSGNIDAIIEQLKRAEVDPVQEVLSDHPPIPKRLRFLDSLEAHLYSRPY; this is encoded by the coding sequence ATGATAGGGTTTATGTGGTTCTACGACCCGATCACAATGTTTGCACTCATGATAGCATATGTGGCTGGGTTCCTCGTGCTCCAGCTGCTGGCAGCAAAGATAGCTCCAAAGGTAGCTGCATCACTGTCTGGGAGGCTTAGCCTATACACGGCTATGCTGCTTACAGCAGGACTCATTGTGGGTGGTGGAATTCTAGCAATCTATGGACTCTACGTTGCTGCTGCGAGCGCTGGTTATCAACTCCCCATCGGCACACTGGTGCTGTTTGTAGCCGTTGCCAACCTGTTTAGCTACCTCTTCGCCCCCTATATGATAAACATTGCGTACGGGGCTCGGCCTAGCCCGGAGCTGCAGGAGATAGTAAACGAGGCGGCAGCAAAAGCTGGAGTAAAGCCGCCAAAGGCTGTCATTGTTGATGGGCCGCCAAACGCGTTCGCCTACGGCAACTTCCTAGCAGGCCGCTATGTGGCCGTGAGCCGGAGCCTATACGAGATGCTGCCCAGGGACGAGCTGCTAGCCGTTGTTGGCCACGAGCTAGGCCATCACCGGCACCGCGACGTCGTCATCATTATGCTGCTCGGCCTAGTACCGAGCATACTCTACTACCTCGGAGTATGGCTGCTACACATCGGGCTCTGGAGCGGCACCACCGGGAGAAGAGAGCGCGAGGGCGGCGGAGGCATATACCTAGCAGCACTCGGGCTCCTAGGCGTGGTACTGAGCTTCGTGATGCAGATAGCTGTGCTCGCCTTCAGCAGGCTACGCGAGTACTACGCCGACGCCCACGGCGCCATGGTGGCGGGTGCCCGGCCAATGCAGAGAGCGCTAGCAAGACTCCACCTCTACTACCAGAGCAGTGGTGCACACGAGATAGTCGAGAAGAGCAGCATCAAGGCACTATTTATCTACGCGCTAGTCGAGGCAGTCGCTAGCCCCTTCTACAGCGGCGGCTGGGGACGCTGGGGTAGCGGCAACATAGATGCTATCATCGAGCAGCTGAAGAGAGCCGAAGTAGACCCGGTACAGGAGGTACTCAGTGACCACCCACCGATACCTAAGAGACTACGTTTCCTCGACAGCCTTGAGGCGCATCTCTATTCAAGACCTTATTAG
- a CDS encoding TIM barrel protein — protein MILFDWGTYNAFSKLPIAAALGTKLTEIPPYDFARRSRGEDYFQQYREFASKAFTTVTAHAPYYNVVSTNKYVQERTVKALVAAVRKARLAGAEVFNLHLGWRAYMDHRDLEVAADVLKRLAEEAGEGMVISVEVPYTQRMLGLWDEIKALREMVGEERLIVSVQLENAWMLETGASEHGDFEQANLMADEAFWTNILRKTLELSHGFLSLRFSQVVGFALGRRILKKRVPLGKGYPDLAPLARALARFMVKEVREKELPLRMHLIYTGIPETKYRDTVTLYAEVMKEAVQYLS, from the coding sequence ATGATACTCTTTGACTGGGGCACCTACAACGCCTTCTCTAAGCTCCCCATAGCAGCGGCACTCGGCACTAAGCTCACGGAGATCCCGCCCTACGACTTTGCCCGGCGTAGCCGGGGCGAGGACTACTTCCAACAGTACCGCGAGTTCGCCTCAAAGGCGTTCACCACAGTTACCGCGCACGCCCCCTACTACAACGTGGTCTCCACCAACAAGTACGTGCAGGAGAGGACGGTCAAGGCCCTAGTAGCCGCTGTCAGGAAGGCGCGGCTAGCAGGCGCCGAGGTATTCAACCTCCACCTAGGCTGGCGCGCCTACATGGACCACCGGGACCTCGAGGTAGCCGCCGACGTGCTGAAGAGGCTAGCCGAGGAGGCCGGTGAGGGCATGGTTATCAGCGTCGAGGTGCCCTATACGCAGCGGATGCTCGGCCTCTGGGACGAGATAAAGGCCCTAAGGGAGATGGTTGGAGAGGAGCGGCTGATAGTCTCCGTACAGCTAGAGAACGCATGGATGCTCGAGACTGGGGCTAGCGAGCACGGCGACTTCGAGCAAGCCAACCTCATGGCGGACGAGGCGTTCTGGACCAACATACTCCGCAAGACCCTAGAGTTGAGCCACGGCTTCCTCTCGCTCCGCTTCAGCCAGGTGGTAGGCTTCGCGCTCGGCAGAAGGATACTCAAGAAGCGCGTGCCCCTCGGCAAGGGCTACCCAGACCTAGCACCGCTGGCACGAGCCCTCGCCAGGTTCATGGTGAAGGAGGTCCGGGAGAAGGAGTTACCACTAAGGATGCATCTCATCTACACCGGTATACCGGAGACAAAGTACCGCGACACCGTAACCCTCTACGCCGAGGTAATGAAGGAGGCTGTACAGTACCTCAGCTAA
- a CDS encoding Ni/Fe hydrogenase subunit alpha has product MGSVDEKAGTRRKLKKILVTLIEGHAFVIFKTGRDGRVEDVLYEGVDTRMFETMWIGMMIDELPRVTPMICGVCSATHHIASVKAADGVRGAEVPEDAWRIRYMINLGIHLNNQALHPLVFGLPDFLPVDVEKRSMLALAKKYPELVKAGVRIMELGHRVVAVYGGRDIHPINAIPGGVARKPSSEEIGKLRDLFEKHRGDLEVFAKTAIKIMEESKDKIETYKPGYSYMMAVAGENGEYDIVNGRVRIIDAKTGSVVAEFSDRTTEYLKYLKEYTVPYSYIRMVTTKWRAQNPREGTIHVSALARANIVKSYGVEWADELRDRLFEEWGRPLNHPLLATYLRVVETIALYETISRELEKPLGDNIYTPPLRDTGEGVGVIEAPRGTLIHHYRGEEGKTTFVNIITPTAINAAAIEADLRDYFVGKRLDEMRDRDVYAAAVAIARSYDPCMACATHATYTGKVSPIRIVVADENWKPIRVIKP; this is encoded by the coding sequence ATGGGTTCTGTAGATGAGAAGGCTGGGACCCGGAGGAAGCTCAAGAAGATACTCGTCACGCTTATCGAGGGCCACGCCTTCGTAATATTCAAGACCGGCAGGGACGGCCGTGTAGAGGACGTACTCTACGAGGGAGTAGACACCAGGATGTTCGAAACAATGTGGATAGGTATGATGATCGACGAGCTGCCCCGGGTAACCCCTATGATATGCGGCGTCTGTAGCGCTACCCACCACATAGCCAGCGTGAAGGCTGCAGACGGTGTGCGGGGTGCAGAAGTCCCCGAGGATGCGTGGCGTATCCGCTACATGATAAACCTAGGTATACATCTTAACAACCAGGCACTTCACCCACTAGTCTTTGGCCTCCCAGATTTCCTCCCCGTGGATGTTGAGAAGCGGAGTATGCTAGCCCTCGCCAAAAAGTACCCGGAGCTGGTCAAGGCTGGCGTAAGGATAATGGAGCTTGGCCACAGAGTCGTAGCAGTGTACGGTGGCAGGGATATACACCCGATAAACGCTATTCCCGGCGGTGTAGCCCGTAAGCCCTCTAGCGAGGAGATTGGGAAGCTAAGGGATCTATTCGAGAAGCATCGTGGCGACCTAGAAGTGTTTGCCAAGACTGCTATAAAGATAATGGAGGAGTCCAAGGACAAGATAGAGACGTATAAGCCAGGCTATAGCTACATGATGGCCGTGGCCGGGGAGAACGGCGAATACGACATAGTCAACGGCCGCGTGAGGATAATAGACGCTAAGACCGGCTCCGTGGTAGCAGAGTTCAGCGATCGTACCACCGAGTACCTCAAGTACCTCAAGGAGTACACAGTACCCTACAGCTACATTAGAATGGTCACGACTAAATGGAGAGCCCAGAACCCCCGTGAGGGCACGATACACGTCAGTGCCCTCGCCCGCGCAAACATAGTCAAGAGCTATGGTGTGGAGTGGGCAGACGAGCTCCGCGACCGGCTCTTCGAGGAATGGGGTCGGCCACTTAACCATCCGTTGCTCGCGACATACCTCCGCGTAGTAGAGACAATAGCACTATACGAGACAATATCCCGGGAACTTGAGAAGCCTCTTGGCGATAACATATACACACCACCACTAAGAGATACGGGTGAAGGCGTAGGTGTCATAGAGGCGCCAAGGGGTACACTCATCCACCACTACCGCGGCGAGGAGGGCAAGACAACATTCGTCAACATAATAACTCCTACGGCGATAAACGCTGCGGCTATAGAGGCTGACCTCCGCGACTACTTCGTCGGTAAGCGGCTAGACGAGATGAGGGACCGCGACGTCTACGCCGCAGCAGTAGCCATAGCCCGCAGCTACGACCCTTGTATGGCCTGTGCTACACACGCCACATACACGGGCAAGGTGTCACCGATAAGGATAGTCGTAGCAGATGAGAACTGGAAGCCAATACGAGTCATAAAACCCTAG
- a CDS encoding class II aldolase/adducin family protein: MALRQPGYEIRQTLVDAMRILHDRGLLNLRGGNASAVLELPDGTRFIYITPSGAIKTRMKPEDIAVMSPEGYVYEGKPSSEYRLHLAVYRTRSDVRAIVHAHNPYAVLARRLGLELRPEALGVEARYYLGNCVAAVPEVEPGTEELARLAAEALRDCDVAVLEGHGAVAIGVSKDPVEAVYEAVDRLEALEDLARAVVYEKLLRG, encoded by the coding sequence TTGGCGCTGAGGCAACCGGGCTACGAGATCAGGCAAACCCTAGTTGACGCCATGAGGATTCTTCATGACCGTGGTTTGCTTAACCTCCGCGGCGGCAACGCTAGCGCTGTGCTAGAGTTACCCGACGGTACAAGGTTCATCTACATAACCCCAAGCGGCGCCATAAAGACCCGGATGAAGCCTGAAGACATAGCAGTAATGAGTCCCGAGGGCTACGTGTACGAAGGCAAGCCAAGCAGCGAGTATCGGCTCCACCTCGCAGTCTACAGAACACGGAGCGATGTCCGAGCCATAGTTCACGCCCACAACCCCTACGCCGTCCTAGCCCGCCGTCTCGGGCTAGAGCTTAGGCCCGAAGCACTAGGTGTCGAGGCACGCTACTACCTAGGCAACTGCGTCGCTGCTGTACCAGAAGTCGAGCCGGGTACGGAGGAGCTCGCGAGGCTAGCAGCTGAAGCACTCCGGGACTGCGACGTTGCCGTACTAGAGGGCCACGGCGCAGTAGCCATCGGCGTCTCCAAGGACCCCGTGGAGGCCGTCTATGAGGCCGTGGACCGGTTAGAGGCGCTCGAGGACCTCGCTAGGGCCGTCGTCTACGAGAAGCTCCTCCGGGGCTGA
- a CDS encoding DMT family transporter → MTRQWVLPPWLALGLALIGISTAAPLARLAGVDGATAAWWRLLVGSGITLVAALLAGQLPRSRVLVTRSLPGGVFLAAHLALWLESLRYMSVASSTGIVVSYPVIAAAYEALVEASLPPRRLLGVVLGFAGVAVLSTPWAGATLPGALLALAGAFTAAAYFLTGRRLRVSGATTLEYTATVYTAAFLVMTLYCLAAGIEAWSPPGRSLSYLVALGLAPMIMGHTMLNYALAYYPAGVVTGVALLEPYGASLLAWLVLGEEPPPASIPGLVLSVTGAWLAISPGGASRRRRP, encoded by the coding sequence ATGACCCGGCAATGGGTGCTGCCACCCTGGCTAGCCCTGGGCCTGGCACTAATCGGCATATCCACGGCTGCGCCGTTGGCTAGGCTAGCCGGGGTAGACGGCGCTACTGCAGCGTGGTGGAGACTCCTAGTAGGTAGCGGCATCACCCTCGTGGCCGCGCTGCTCGCCGGCCAGCTGCCCCGCAGCCGCGTGCTCGTGACACGTAGCCTCCCCGGCGGTGTCTTTCTGGCGGCGCACTTGGCCCTCTGGCTCGAGAGCCTACGCTACATGAGCGTAGCATCCTCTACGGGCATAGTTGTGTCGTACCCCGTTATCGCGGCGGCCTACGAGGCGCTGGTCGAGGCTAGCCTCCCGCCCCGCCGCCTCCTAGGCGTAGTCCTCGGCTTTGCCGGTGTCGCTGTGCTCTCCACGCCCTGGGCGGGCGCCACGCTGCCCGGCGCACTGCTGGCCCTTGCCGGCGCCTTCACGGCAGCCGCTTACTTCCTCACGGGCCGCCGGCTACGCGTATCGGGCGCTACAACGCTAGAGTACACAGCGACAGTCTACACGGCCGCGTTCCTAGTAATGACTCTCTACTGCCTCGCAGCCGGTATAGAGGCCTGGAGCCCGCCGGGACGGAGCCTATCCTACCTGGTAGCGCTGGGCCTCGCCCCCATGATCATGGGCCATACTATGCTGAACTACGCGCTAGCCTACTACCCGGCAGGTGTAGTGACCGGGGTAGCGCTGCTCGAGCCCTACGGCGCGAGCCTTCTTGCCTGGCTAGTCCTCGGCGAGGAGCCGCCGCCGGCTAGTATACCGGGGCTCGTGCTCTCGGTCACCGGGGCCTGGCTCGCAATCAGCCCCGGAGGAGCTTCTCGTAGACGACGGCCCTAG
- a CDS encoding DEAD/DEAH box helicase translates to MARLRPRDYQREAAEWALREEAAVVCMPTGAGKTLVAVLWIEELLRSGRARRVLVLEPTRFLVEQSARFLRSQGLDAAPVHGSLSRGERSRGWRSRIVVATPEIVVAEWEEFRSQGFDAVVVDECHHTTGQDAYKKVMAGYQFRWRLGLTAYVPPSRKEEIEELIGKIRCWGWDDPRLARYIPAWEAEVYESPLNDAEMQLYMILEDAWDNASGSNRSLLGNAIRWFVRDGALALRESLERSQRLRSLVPEEARRLLYSGDVRPAHKLDALERVLRDHEGFDKAIIFVDRVVIAEHIAEILSEYNPALILGRHRIDPKKALEIARRPETRIVVSTSAGEEGIDLPEASLLIVWSHTASPLRFIQRLGRVLRATDAARKRPRWVVFIVTPDTVDVDSLIDGLLEAQRAGIHVNIDPGVVEYVWSFSRRRRVLEAIEEQPAPLDVIARALGMPIPRAREALEWLQARGLVVYIYTHMGRVYAARSALEKLYQLYPDALEPNTELEARITAYRDGEKLAGLRGTYRRVFERLERLLAREGLFTRIAFTAQVPVGRGLVRLARLTYSYRVESREVLRLVLDNAYSCPRYLEYLSRASPREEDTEN, encoded by the coding sequence GTGGCGCGGCTAAGGCCGAGGGACTACCAGCGCGAGGCTGCTGAGTGGGCGCTCCGCGAAGAAGCAGCCGTCGTATGCATGCCTACCGGTGCCGGGAAGACTCTGGTAGCTGTGCTCTGGATAGAGGAGCTGCTCCGCAGCGGACGTGCCCGCCGCGTGCTAGTTCTCGAGCCTACTAGGTTCCTGGTAGAGCAGAGCGCGAGGTTCCTCCGGAGCCAGGGCCTCGACGCTGCACCGGTTCACGGGAGTCTGAGCAGGGGAGAGAGGAGCAGGGGCTGGAGAAGCCGGATAGTAGTAGCTACGCCGGAGATAGTGGTAGCGGAGTGGGAGGAGTTCAGGAGCCAGGGCTTCGACGCAGTCGTGGTCGACGAGTGCCACCATACTACGGGCCAGGATGCCTACAAGAAGGTGATGGCGGGGTACCAGTTCCGCTGGAGACTAGGCCTAACCGCCTACGTACCGCCTAGCAGGAAGGAGGAGATAGAGGAGCTTATAGGCAAGATACGATGCTGGGGATGGGATGATCCTAGGCTCGCCCGCTACATACCGGCTTGGGAGGCCGAAGTATACGAGTCACCCTTGAACGATGCCGAGATGCAGCTCTACATGATCCTCGAGGACGCCTGGGACAATGCCTCTGGAAGCAACCGGAGCCTCCTCGGCAACGCTATCAGGTGGTTTGTCCGCGACGGCGCGCTCGCGCTCCGGGAGAGCCTCGAAAGAAGCCAGAGGCTAAGGAGCCTAGTCCCCGAAGAGGCAAGAAGGCTCCTCTATAGCGGGGACGTGAGGCCCGCCCATAAGCTGGATGCCCTGGAGAGGGTGCTCCGGGACCACGAGGGCTTCGACAAGGCAATAATCTTCGTAGATAGGGTAGTTATTGCAGAACATATCGCAGAGATACTAAGCGAGTATAACCCGGCTCTCATCCTGGGCCGTCACCGGATCGACCCTAAGAAGGCGCTAGAGATAGCCCGGAGGCCCGAAACACGCATCGTAGTCTCCACTAGCGCGGGCGAGGAGGGCATAGACCTACCTGAGGCGAGTCTTCTCATAGTGTGGAGCCACACTGCTAGCCCACTCCGGTTCATTCAGAGGCTTGGCCGTGTACTCCGTGCCACTGATGCAGCGAGAAAGAGGCCACGCTGGGTAGTGTTCATCGTTACTCCCGATACAGTGGATGTAGATAGTCTTATCGACGGTTTATTGGAAGCTCAACGTGCCGGGATCCACGTCAACATAGACCCTGGGGTAGTAGAGTACGTCTGGAGTTTCAGCCGCCGGCGCCGCGTCCTAGAGGCTATAGAGGAGCAGCCAGCACCTCTCGACGTAATAGCACGGGCGCTAGGCATGCCCATCCCCAGGGCCCGGGAGGCCCTGGAATGGCTCCAAGCCAGGGGCCTCGTCGTCTACATCTACACCCACATGGGCCGTGTCTACGCTGCCCGCTCGGCCCTAGAGAAGCTCTACCAGCTGTACCCCGACGCTCTAGAGCCTAACACCGAGCTAGAGGCTAGAATAACCGCCTATCGCGACGGGGAGAAGCTCGCCGGGCTCCGAGGAACCTATAGAAGGGTGTTCGAGCGGCTAGAAAGGCTCCTAGCACGCGAAGGATTATTCACACGCATAGCGTTTACAGCCCAAGTGCCCGTAGGCCGGGGCCTAGTTAGGCTCGCTCGGCTCACCTATAGCTACCGGGTGGAAAGCAGAGAGGTACTTCGACTGGTACTCGACAACGCGTATAGCTGCCCCCGCTACCTGGAGTACCTTAGCCGGGCTAGTCCCCGGGAGGAGGACACAGAGAACTGA